One Chloroflexota bacterium DNA segment encodes these proteins:
- a CDS encoding DUF4276 family protein: MHIEFLVEESSAEAALLNLVPQILGNAATYDIHPYQGKQDLLRKLPARLSAYKKWMPDDWYIVVLVDADDEDCRELKARLEAAAQQAGFATKSAPANGGKFRILNRVAMKELEAWFFGDVEAIRAAYP, encoded by the coding sequence ATGCACATAGAGTTTCTCGTTGAAGAATCTTCGGCTGAGGCTGCTCTACTGAACCTCGTTCCACAGATACTGGGAAATGCTGCTACCTACGATATTCACCCCTATCAAGGCAAACAGGACTTACTACGCAAGTTACCGGCCCGGTTGAGCGCGTACAAGAAGTGGATGCCTGACGACTGGTACATCGTTGTTCTGGTGGACGCCGATGATGAAGATTGCCGGGAACTCAAAGCGCGGCTAGAGGCCGCCGCGCAACAGGCAGGTTTCGCTACCAAATCTGCTCCGGCCAATGGTGGGAAGTTCAGGATTCTGAACCGCGTGGCTATGAAAGAACTTGAGGCCTGGTTCTTTGGGGACGTTGAAGCCATTCGCGCCGCATATCC